A region from the Clostridium beijerinckii genome encodes:
- a CDS encoding ABC transporter substrate-binding protein: protein MKKKIIALMLSVMTMTTFVGCGGTSTSGSGEQTTKEASKELVVYSPHPVDFIDPIVKEYETKTGIKVDVVTAGAGELIKRIESEGENPLGDVMWGGSLSTMQPKADLFEDYKSENEKDIIKDYQNTDGKFTRFSVIPSVIMVNTNLIGNIKVEGFEDLLNPELKGKIANADPTKSSSAFEHLINQLYAMGNGKPDDGWDYVTKLAKNLDGKLLSGSSAVYKGVADGEYTIGLTFEEAAAKYVKDGAPVKVVYPKEGTIAKPDTVSIIKGAKNMDNAKDFINFVTGKDAQTLVTTQLNRRSVRTDIKGAAGLEEYDKLKLITDDEIWVNTNKQNMLDKYKEIITAN, encoded by the coding sequence ATGAAAAAGAAAATAATAGCTTTAATGTTGTCAGTAATGACAATGACAACCTTTGTTGGTTGCGGTGGAACATCAACATCAGGAAGTGGTGAACAAACTACTAAGGAAGCTTCTAAGGAATTAGTTGTATATTCTCCACATCCAGTAGATTTTATTGATCCAATTGTAAAGGAATACGAAACTAAAACAGGTATAAAGGTGGATGTAGTTACTGCTGGTGCTGGTGAACTGATAAAACGTATTGAATCAGAAGGTGAGAATCCTCTTGGAGATGTTATGTGGGGAGGTTCACTTTCAACAATGCAACCTAAGGCAGACCTATTTGAAGATTATAAATCAGAAAATGAAAAAGATATCATAAAAGATTATCAAAATACAGATGGAAAGTTTACAAGATTTTCTGTAATACCAAGTGTAATAATGGTAAATACAAATTTAATTGGAAACATAAAAGTTGAAGGGTTTGAAGATTTATTAAATCCAGAATTAAAAGGTAAAATAGCTAATGCAGATCCAACAAAATCATCATCAGCATTTGAACATTTAATAAATCAATTATATGCAATGGGCAATGGAAAGCCAGATGATGGATGGGATTATGTAACAAAACTTGCTAAAAATCTTGATGGAAAATTATTAAGTGGTTCTTCAGCAGTTTATAAAGGAGTTGCTGATGGTGAATATACTATAGGATTAACATTTGAAGAAGCAGCTGCAAAGTATGTTAAAGATGGAGCTCCAGTTAAAGTTGTATATCCAAAAGAAGGAACAATTGCAAAACCTGATACTGTTTCAATAATTAAAGGTGCGAAAAACATGGATAATGCAAAAGATTTTATCAATTTTGTAACTGGCAAAGATGCACAAACTTTAGTAACTACACAACTTAATAGACGTTCAGTTAGAACTGATATTAAAGGTGCAGCTGGGCTTGAAGAATATGATAAATTAAAACTAATTACTGATGATGAAATTTGGGTAAATACTAATAAACAAAATATGTTAGATAAATACAAAGAAATAATTACAGCTAATTAG
- a CDS encoding molecular chaperone DnaJ has translation MNPYEVLDIDQTTSEEEIKNKFKAMIEEYTQNQDETTKQKVLTLSAAYDLVINGELYKEIRELIDNYNFLEAEAKLNLINNNNSAEYNYLQGFISVQKGWFDSGLNYLKKSVELAPNNIEYLDSLNKLQAKVIDYVTKYASKNVKPNSNNVNACGGGSNSSNNGGMC, from the coding sequence TTGAATCCATATGAGGTTTTAGATATTGACCAAACTACTTCTGAAGAAGAAATTAAGAATAAATTTAAAGCGATGATTGAAGAATACACACAAAACCAAGATGAAACTACAAAACAAAAAGTTCTAACTCTTAGTGCAGCATATGATTTGGTAATTAATGGTGAATTGTATAAAGAAATCAGAGAATTAATTGATAATTATAATTTTTTAGAAGCTGAAGCAAAGCTTAACTTAATCAATAATAATAATTCTGCAGAATATAATTATCTTCAAGGTTTTATATCTGTTCAAAAAGGATGGTTTGATAGTGGTCTTAATTATTTAAAAAAATCTGTTGAACTTGCACCTAATAATATTGAGTATTTAGATAGTTTAAACAAATTACAAGCAAAAGTAATTGATTATGTTACAAAGTATGCAAGTAAAAATGTAAAACCTAATTCAAATAATGTTAATGCTTGTGGTGGAGGTAGTAATAGTAGTAATAACGGAGGAATGTGTTAA
- a CDS encoding two-component sensor histidine kinase: MKEVKRKSFKNEIKKAFILYSLTPIMIISLIFYNGLFIYFIKFVDYENEKINNNIGAVIEEEFKSYEDACIKIANDKKIHDILLQKATIDTNIYENFYNIVNARRIKSIFHIYNTKGENILSNVINKTNNDSDEYLYTWGLFKKMNTNPSDTVMLLNRVQLNVNTRTVFSIGKPIMENNKIIGFVVFDILENELNDIIHSNSNDNVVITDKYNNNIVSTNNALLDRIGKLRKIEDNENLKVIKTERLNGNVYIHTFKSVAFINNTYFLGEIFLISLFILLFSVLIYFANKIAINKTKSVDKLLKAITSVQKGDLSNKVSINSDDEFQLIGEYYNEMVIKIEELIEKNKEETMQATLSQIKLLESQFNPHFIFNTLEMLKYMIKANDSSAEKVILSMSRILRYSIDNAIRTTMLGEDIKYIQDYLMIQKFRFGSKFDYSINMNDECKMHIIPKLIIQPIVENSIKYGFESKDYLIINVDVKIEEEDFMIYITDNGDGISPERLLEINEILNGKDNSSSHIGLYNVKKRISLLYGEDYGLKIESDNGKGTKVTIKLPLN, translated from the coding sequence ATGAAAGAAGTAAAAAGAAAATCCTTTAAGAATGAAATTAAAAAAGCTTTCATTTTATATTCATTAACTCCGATTATGATTATTTCTTTGATATTTTATAATGGACTTTTTATATATTTTATAAAGTTTGTAGATTATGAGAATGAAAAAATAAATAATAACATTGGAGCTGTTATCGAAGAAGAATTTAAATCTTATGAAGATGCTTGTATTAAAATAGCAAATGATAAAAAAATACATGATATTCTATTGCAAAAGGCTACAATAGATACTAATATTTATGAGAATTTTTATAATATTGTAAATGCGCGAAGAATAAAAAGTATATTCCATATATACAATACTAAAGGCGAAAACATATTATCGAATGTAATAAATAAAACAAATAATGACTCAGATGAATATTTGTATACGTGGGGTCTATTTAAAAAAATGAATACAAATCCGAGTGATACAGTTATGTTATTAAATAGAGTACAATTGAATGTTAACACAAGAACTGTGTTTTCAATTGGGAAACCTATAATGGAGAATAATAAAATAATTGGATTTGTAGTATTTGATATATTGGAAAATGAATTAAATGATATTATACATTCAAATTCAAATGACAACGTTGTAATAACAGATAAATATAATAATAATATTGTAAGTACAAACAATGCGCTATTAGATAGAATAGGAAAACTTCGAAAAATTGAAGATAATGAGAATTTAAAGGTTATCAAGACAGAAAGATTAAATGGAAATGTATACATACATACGTTTAAATCAGTTGCATTTATAAATAATACATATTTTCTTGGTGAAATATTTTTAATATCTCTATTTATTTTACTTTTTTCAGTGTTGATTTATTTTGCAAATAAAATAGCTATTAATAAAACTAAATCAGTAGATAAGCTATTAAAAGCAATTACTAGTGTTCAAAAAGGGGATTTAAGTAATAAGGTTTCTATTAATTCCGACGATGAATTCCAGCTTATTGGAGAATATTATAATGAAATGGTTATAAAAATAGAAGAACTTATTGAAAAAAATAAAGAGGAAACAATGCAAGCGACATTATCTCAAATTAAATTATTAGAATCACAATTTAATCCCCATTTTATATTTAATACATTAGAAATGTTAAAATATATGATAAAAGCAAATGATAGTTCTGCTGAAAAGGTTATATTATCAATGTCTAGAATACTTAGATATAGTATTGACAATGCTATAAGAACAACAATGCTTGGAGAAGATATTAAGTATATTCAGGATTATTTAATGATACAAAAATTTAGATTTGGAAGTAAATTTGATTATAGTATTAATATGAATGATGAATGCAAAATGCATATAATACCTAAATTGATAATTCAACCTATAGTTGAAAACAGCATTAAATATGGATTTGAAAGCAAAGATTATTTGATTATTAATGTAGATGTAAAAATAGAAGAAGAAGATTTTATGATTTATATAACTGATAATGGTGATGGTATAAGTCCAGAAAGATTATTAGAAATAAATGAAATATTAAATGGAAAAGATAATTCAAGTTCACATATTGGACTTTATAACGTGAAAAAAAGGATAAGTTTGTTATATGGAGAAGACTATGGTTTAAAAATAGAAAGTGATAATGGAAAAGGAACCAAGGTTACTATCAAGTTACCATTAAATTAG
- a CDS encoding DNA-binding response regulator, producing the protein MIKVLIVEDEDFIRKGLIGTFDWVSSDCVVVGEAENGLEGLKKIEEVKPNVVITDIKMPKMNGIEMVRKAKEICDFETLILSSYNDFDYAKQAIDLRVFDYIVKPIDDEYLKNSLLKVKKLVDEKQLFYKLRENIKDVKSISLINLENYTSGALSDKYTEKIIEYILQNYSKKISIEEFAEKYNISTSYLSRQFKLQTSHTFHDFLNKYRIQKSIEILDTGEYKVYEVSYMVGFSEYKHFSSVFKKYMKYSPSEFLKKCTNRT; encoded by the coding sequence ATGATAAAAGTTTTAATAGTGGAAGATGAGGACTTTATAAGAAAAGGACTTATTGGCACTTTTGATTGGGTTTCTTCAGATTGTGTTGTTGTTGGAGAAGCAGAAAATGGATTAGAAGGACTAAAAAAAATAGAAGAAGTCAAACCTAATGTTGTAATTACAGATATTAAAATGCCTAAAATGAATGGCATTGAAATGGTTAGGAAAGCTAAGGAAATTTGTGATTTCGAAACTTTAATTTTATCAAGTTACAATGATTTTGACTATGCAAAACAAGCAATAGACTTAAGAGTATTTGATTATATTGTAAAACCAATTGATGATGAATATTTAAAGAACTCATTATTAAAGGTTAAAAAGTTAGTAGATGAAAAACAATTATTCTATAAACTAAGAGAAAACATAAAAGACGTTAAATCTATTTCACTAATTAATTTGGAAAATTATACAAGCGGTGCATTAAGTGATAAATATACAGAAAAAATTATTGAATATATATTGCAGAATTACAGTAAAAAAATTAGTATCGAAGAATTTGCAGAAAAATATAATATAAGCACAAGCTATTTAAGTAGACAATTTAAATTACAAACTTCACATACATTTCATGATTTCTTAAATAAATATAGGATTCAAAAATCCATAGAAATTTTAGATACTGGAGAATATAAAGTTTATGAAGTATCTTATATGGTTGGATTTAGCGAATATAAACATTTTAGTTCTGTATTTAAAAAGTATATGAAGTATTCACCAAGTGAGTTCTTGAAAAAATGTACAAATAGGACATAG
- the recQ gene encoding DNA helicase RecQ has protein sequence MENTALNILEKYYGYRAFRRGQEDIIDKIIKGQDVLAIMPTGGGKSICYQIPALMLEGITIVISPLISLMKDQVDTLKDMGIKGALINSTLSAIEENEVINNLINGEIKILYIAPERLESFDFINVISRCNISQIAVDEAHCISQWGHDFRVSYRKVSHFINLLQNKPIITAFTATASEEVREDIIKQLNLNNPKVFVTGFDRENLLINVIKGGSKKEYLNSYIENNKEVSGIIYAATRKEVDNIYEHLESKGYNVTHYHAGLSEQVRKENQENFIYDRASIMVATNAFGMGIDKPNIRYVVHYNMPRNIESYYQEIGRAGRDGEKSECILLFAPQDVQVQKYLIENSIENIERKNNQYRKLQQMMDFVYSNDCYRKYILEYFGEEYDKQCDNCSNCLSEGEFVDKTIEAQKVLSCIYRMNQKFGTGMIVDVLRGSKNKKVLQFHFDELSTYGLMKEYSTEDLKNFINTLISQGYIGVVEGTYPILNLNERSRRILKSMEKVQLKEFKVEKKVHEDNELFEILRAIRQDLARENNVPPYVIFGDVTLKEMTANYPTCKEAMLKISGVGEVKYSKYGEAFEDAIKMFAEEHNIQVPNYVEAEQEAKSNETKDNDLKLEVTTDLELYNRLQTARSEFAKKEKAAPQAIITMNSLKEISGRYPITLDKLKDISGMGPKKISSYGDTIIKIVNDYLSETNKEISWTDRKRKKVVIDGETRENNQIAIDMLKENIDIHEISEKIELSISTVLGYVTDYIKEFGENIFDINLEEFYNEEEEKLIVNACEKNGYNQINVLKKELPSYIKYESIRSVILKKYFI, from the coding sequence ATGGAGAACACAGCGTTAAATATTTTAGAAAAATATTATGGATATAGGGCTTTTAGAAGAGGTCAAGAAGATATAATTGATAAAATTATAAAAGGTCAAGATGTACTTGCTATAATGCCAACTGGGGGCGGTAAATCTATTTGTTATCAGATTCCAGCACTTATGCTTGAAGGAATCACAATAGTAATTTCCCCACTTATATCACTTATGAAGGATCAAGTAGATACTTTAAAGGATATGGGAATTAAAGGTGCATTAATTAATAGTACATTAAGTGCTATAGAAGAAAATGAAGTTATAAATAATCTTATAAATGGTGAAATTAAAATTCTTTATATAGCCCCCGAAAGGCTCGAATCTTTTGATTTTATAAATGTAATTTCAAGATGTAATATATCTCAAATAGCAGTAGATGAAGCTCATTGTATATCTCAATGGGGACATGATTTTAGAGTAAGTTATAGAAAGGTATCACATTTTATAAATTTACTTCAAAACAAACCTATAATAACAGCATTTACAGCAACTGCTTCAGAAGAAGTAAGAGAAGATATAATAAAGCAACTTAATTTAAATAATCCTAAGGTTTTTGTAACAGGATTTGATAGAGAAAATTTACTTATAAATGTAATTAAAGGTGGCAGCAAGAAAGAATATTTAAATAGTTACATAGAAAATAATAAAGAAGTTTCTGGAATTATATATGCTGCAACCAGAAAAGAAGTTGATAATATATATGAGCACTTGGAATCCAAAGGATATAATGTAACTCATTATCATGCAGGATTGTCTGAACAGGTTAGAAAAGAAAATCAGGAAAATTTTATATATGATAGAGCAAGCATAATGGTTGCAACTAATGCCTTTGGCATGGGTATAGATAAGCCTAATATAAGATATGTAGTACATTATAATATGCCAAGGAATATAGAAAGTTATTATCAAGAGATTGGTAGAGCAGGAAGAGACGGAGAGAAAAGTGAGTGTATACTGCTCTTTGCACCTCAGGATGTTCAAGTTCAAAAGTATTTGATAGAAAATTCAATAGAAAATATTGAAAGAAAAAACAATCAATATAGAAAACTTCAACAAATGATGGATTTTGTATATAGTAATGATTGTTATAGAAAATATATTTTGGAGTATTTTGGAGAAGAATATGATAAACAATGTGATAACTGTAGTAATTGTTTAAGTGAAGGTGAATTTGTAGATAAAACTATAGAAGCACAAAAAGTACTTTCATGCATATATAGAATGAACCAAAAATTTGGAACTGGAATGATTGTAGATGTACTTAGAGGATCTAAAAATAAAAAAGTTCTTCAATTTCATTTTGATGAACTTTCAACTTATGGATTGATGAAAGAATATTCAACAGAAGATCTTAAAAACTTTATTAATACATTGATTTCTCAGGGATATATAGGTGTAGTTGAAGGTACTTATCCAATTTTAAATTTAAATGAAAGATCTAGAAGAATATTAAAATCAATGGAAAAAGTACAATTAAAAGAATTTAAGGTAGAAAAGAAAGTACATGAAGATAATGAATTATTTGAAATTCTAAGAGCTATACGCCAAGACTTAGCAAGAGAAAATAATGTTCCACCGTATGTTATATTTGGTGATGTTACATTAAAAGAAATGACTGCAAATTATCCAACATGTAAAGAAGCGATGCTTAAAATTTCTGGAGTTGGAGAAGTTAAATATAGCAAATATGGGGAAGCATTTGAAGATGCAATAAAAATGTTTGCAGAAGAACATAATATTCAAGTGCCTAATTATGTAGAGGCCGAACAAGAAGCTAAAAGTAATGAGACTAAAGATAATGATTTGAAGTTAGAAGTAACTACTGATTTAGAATTATATAATAGACTACAAACAGCAAGAAGCGAATTCGCTAAAAAAGAAAAGGCGGCACCACAAGCAATTATAACTATGAATAGTTTAAAAGAGATAAGTGGACGATATCCAATTACTTTAGATAAATTAAAAGATATAAGTGGTATGGGACCTAAAAAAATAAGTTCATATGGAGATACAATAATAAAAATAGTAAATGATTATTTATCAGAAACTAATAAAGAGATAAGTTGGACTGATAGGAAAAGAAAAAAAGTTGTAATTGATGGAGAAACTAGAGAGAATAATCAAATTGCAATAGATATGCTTAAAGAAAATATTGATATTCATGAGATATCAGAAAAGATAGAACTATCAATTTCAACCGTTTTAGGTTATGTAACAGATTATATTAAAGAATTTGGCGAGAATATATTTGATATAAATTTGGAGGAATTTTATAATGAAGAAGAAGAAAAATTAATTGTAAATGCTTGCGAGAAAAATGGATATAATCAAATAAACGTACTAAAAAAGGAGCTTCCATCTTATATCAAATATGAGAGTATAAGATCTGTAATTTTAAAAAAATATTTTATATAG
- a CDS encoding methionine aminopeptidase, translated as MFSDRNAKCWCGSGLKYKKCHLEFDEKIESYKRKGHIVPSRELIKSPQDIEGIKKSGIINNGVLDLVASKIKAGMTTLEIDKLVYDYTTEHGAIPAPLNFEGFPKSVCTSINNQVCHGIPEEGVILEDGDIVNVDVSTILDGYYSDASRMFMIGQVSEDAEKLVKVARECMVKGIEAIKPWGFLGDIGAACEEHAHKNGYTIVRVLGGHGVGNEFHEDPFVPHIGEKGTGMLLVPGMVITVEPMVNEGVYDVFVDEENEWTIYTEDDKLSAQWEHTILITETGVEILAK; from the coding sequence ATGTTTTCAGATAGAAATGCAAAATGTTGGTGTGGCAGTGGATTAAAGTATAAAAAATGTCACTTGGAATTTGATGAAAAAATAGAAAGTTACAAACGTAAGGGACATATAGTTCCATCAAGGGAACTTATAAAAAGTCCACAAGATATAGAAGGAATTAAAAAAAGTGGAATAATAAATAATGGAGTATTAGATTTAGTTGCAAGTAAAATTAAAGCTGGTATGACTACATTAGAAATAGATAAATTAGTATATGATTATACTACAGAACATGGAGCAATTCCGGCTCCGTTAAATTTTGAAGGATTCCCAAAGAGTGTATGTACATCAATTAATAATCAAGTTTGTCATGGAATACCTGAGGAAGGTGTGATTCTAGAAGATGGAGACATTGTAAATGTAGATGTTTCTACAATTTTAGATGGATATTATTCGGATGCATCTAGAATGTTTATGATAGGACAGGTTAGTGAAGATGCCGAAAAGCTTGTAAAAGTAGCTAGAGAATGTATGGTAAAGGGAATTGAAGCTATAAAGCCATGGGGGTTCTTGGGAGATATAGGAGCAGCCTGCGAAGAACATGCTCATAAAAATGGATATACAATAGTTAGAGTACTTGGAGGTCATGGTGTCGGTAATGAATTTCATGAAGATCCATTTGTACCACATATAGGTGAAAAAGGAACGGGAATGCTATTGGTTCCAGGAATGGTCATTACTGTAGAGCCTATGGTAAATGAAGGTGTTTATGATGTGTTTGTTGATGAAGAAAATGAATGGACGATTTATACAGAAGATGATAAATTATCAGCTCAATGGGAGCATACAATATTAATAACTGAAACTGGAGTTGAAATCTTAGCTAAATAA
- a CDS encoding polyamine ABC transporter ATP-binding protein: protein MSKAIFIKDVIKKYGENTVIPDLSVNIENGELFTLLGPSGCGKTTLLRMIAGFNSIEGGKISFDEKVINDIPPHKRNIGMVFQNYAIFPHMTVEENVKYGLKLRKLTKQEMDERLKDILDVVKITEYKDRLPANLSGGQQQRVALARSIVIHPDVLLMDEPLSNLDAKLRIEMRSAIRSIQKQVGITTVYVTHDQEEALAISDRIAIMNGGVIQQVASPHEIYTRPSNVFVATFIGRSNIFDASLINVEGKNFVEFKNGYKEEINLKHKVAYSSIKVTVRPEEFIISNDNAGLEGVVESSTFLGKYMDYVVKLNEGNTVELSQDLCTNDLIFKEGDKIYLKVNSKKINIFDQEGSKNLITKEV from the coding sequence TTGAGTAAAGCAATATTTATAAAAGACGTTATAAAAAAATATGGAGAAAACACAGTAATACCGGACTTATCTGTAAACATAGAAAATGGAGAATTATTTACATTACTTGGTCCTTCAGGATGTGGTAAAACTACTTTATTAAGAATGATAGCAGGATTTAACTCAATTGAAGGTGGAAAGATTTCCTTTGATGAAAAAGTTATAAATGATATTCCGCCACATAAGAGAAATATAGGTATGGTTTTTCAAAATTATGCTATATTCCCACACATGACCGTTGAGGAAAATGTAAAATATGGATTAAAACTTAGAAAACTTACAAAACAGGAAATGGATGAAAGACTAAAAGATATATTAGATGTTGTTAAAATAACAGAATATAAGGATAGACTTCCAGCGAACCTTTCTGGAGGGCAACAACAAAGAGTTGCATTAGCTAGATCAATAGTAATTCATCCAGATGTACTTTTAATGGACGAACCATTATCAAATCTTGATGCTAAACTTAGAATTGAAATGAGAAGTGCTATTCGTAGCATTCAAAAGCAAGTTGGAATAACAACAGTTTATGTAACACATGACCAAGAAGAAGCTTTAGCTATTTCTGATAGAATAGCTATTATGAACGGGGGAGTTATACAACAAGTTGCATCGCCTCATGAAATTTATACAAGACCAAGCAACGTTTTTGTTGCAACCTTTATAGGAAGATCAAATATATTTGATGCATCATTAATTAACGTAGAAGGCAAAAATTTTGTGGAATTTAAAAATGGGTATAAAGAAGAAATCAATTTAAAGCATAAAGTAGCTTATTCATCTATAAAAGTAACTGTAAGACCAGAAGAATTTATTATAAGTAATGACAATGCAGGATTAGAAGGAGTTGTTGAATCTTCAACATTCTTAGGAAAATATATGGATTATGTTGTAAAATTAAATGAAGGAAATACTGTAGAATTATCACAAGATTTATGTACTAATGATTTAATTTTTAAAGAAGGTGATAAGATATACTTGAAAGTAAATTCTAAAAAGATTAATATTTTTGATCAAGAAGGTTCAAAAAATCTTATAACAAAAGAGGTGTAA
- a CDS encoding iron ABC transporter permease yields the protein MEMTKKKKINLDFWNIVTIGIFAVFLVVLIYPLFSLFLSSLKDSATGSYTLSNFSKFFTKKYYYGSLVNSFSVTICTTILTIIIGVPLAYIMTTFKIKFKGIIEVLIIISVLSPPFIGAYSWILLLGRNGVITKFLSSTFGITTPSIYGFAGILLVFTLKLFPFIYMYTSGALKKLDVSLLEAAENLGCTGLKKVFTIVIPLIMPTVLAGSLLVFMNAFADFGTPMLIGEGFQVMPVLVYSEFISEVGGQANFAAALSAIMVVLTTAIFLAQKHVVNKKSFVMSSLKPVEAKKATGIKNIGAHAFVYIVVGLAIIPQVTVIFTSFLKTKGSMFVREFSLDSYTSVIDKLGSSIGNTFKYGIIAIVCIVILGMFVSYVSVRRKNVLTSTLDTITMFPYIIPGSVLGITLLLAYNKKPLLLSGTFMIIVIAYIIRRLPYTIRSSAAILYQLSPSMEEASISLGYSQFKTFLHVTSKMMMPGVISGAILSWITVINELSASIILYTGKTKTMSVAIYCEVIRASYGTAAALSAILTLTTVISLLIFFKLSGSKEISL from the coding sequence ATGGAAATGACAAAAAAGAAAAAAATTAACTTGGATTTTTGGAATATTGTTACCATAGGTATATTTGCTGTTTTCCTTGTAGTTTTAATATATCCCTTATTTTCACTATTTTTAAGTAGTTTAAAAGATTCAGCTACAGGATCATATACTTTAAGCAACTTTTCGAAGTTCTTTACAAAAAAATATTATTATGGAAGTTTGGTAAATAGTTTTTCAGTTACAATTTGTACAACAATACTTACAATTATAATTGGAGTACCTTTAGCTTACATTATGACAACATTTAAAATTAAATTTAAAGGGATAATTGAAGTATTAATTATAATATCAGTATTATCACCACCATTTATAGGTGCATATTCTTGGATACTTTTACTTGGAAGAAACGGAGTAATTACAAAGTTTTTATCAAGTACATTTGGAATAACTACACCTAGCATATATGGGTTTGCCGGAATACTTTTGGTATTTACTCTTAAATTGTTTCCATTCATATATATGTATACATCAGGAGCATTAAAAAAATTAGATGTTTCATTATTAGAAGCTGCTGAGAACTTAGGATGCACTGGTCTTAAAAAAGTGTTTACAATAGTTATACCTTTAATAATGCCAACAGTTTTAGCAGGTAGCTTATTAGTATTTATGAATGCCTTTGCTGATTTTGGTACACCAATGCTTATTGGTGAAGGATTTCAAGTAATGCCAGTACTAGTTTATTCAGAGTTTATCAGTGAAGTTGGAGGACAAGCCAATTTTGCAGCGGCATTAAGTGCAATAATGGTAGTTTTAACAACAGCAATATTTTTAGCACAAAAACATGTAGTTAATAAAAAGTCATTTGTAATGAGTTCACTAAAACCAGTAGAAGCTAAAAAAGCAACTGGAATTAAAAATATAGGAGCACATGCTTTTGTATATATAGTAGTTGGACTTGCAATAATACCTCAAGTTACTGTAATTTTCACATCATTCTTAAAAACAAAGGGATCTATGTTTGTACGAGAATTTTCATTAGATTCTTATACTAGTGTTATAGACAAATTAGGATCATCAATAGGTAATACTTTCAAGTATGGAATTATAGCTATAGTTTGTATAGTTATACTTGGTATGTTTGTATCTTATGTATCAGTTAGACGTAAAAATGTATTAACTTCAACTTTAGATACAATAACAATGTTCCCTTACATTATTCCAGGCTCAGTTCTAGGTATAACTTTATTGCTTGCATATAATAAGAAACCATTATTATTAAGTGGAACATTTATGATAATTGTTATAGCCTATATAATTAGAAGATTACCATATACTATAAGATCAAGTGCAGCAATTTTGTATCAACTTAGTCCTAGTATGGAAGAAGCGTCAATTAGTTTAGGATATTCACAATTTAAAACATTCCTACATGTAACTTCAAAAATGATGATGCCAGGAGTAATTTCAGGAGCAATCTTAAGCTGGATTACAGTTATTAATGAATTAAGTGCATCAATAATATTATATACAGGAAAAACTAAAACAATGTCAGTTGCAATATATTGCGAAGTAATTAGAGCAAGCTACGGTACAGCAGCAGCACTTTCAGCAATATTGACATTAACCACTGTAATTTCCTTATTAATATTCTTTAAATTATCAGGAAGTAAAGAAATAAGTTTATAG